Part of the Thermus sp. LT1-2-5 genome, ACCTGCTCCACGTTATGGCTGGCCTGCTGGAGCTGGGGCGGGTGGAGGAAGCCTTGCGCCTCATCCAGAGCGAGGCGGAGGCGGAAGCGGAGCTGGAGCAGGTGTTGTCCCGGGTGGAGGTGCCCCTTCTCGCCGCCCTTCTTCTGGGCAAGCGCCGCAGGGCGCACGAGCTCGGGGTGGCGTTGGCCTTGGAGGGCAGGCTGCCTGCCCGGTATGCGCCCCTGGCAGAGGTCTTGCTCTCGGCGGTGGGGCACCTGGTGGACAACGCCCTGGAGGCCGCCGGGCCTGGGGGGGTGGTGCGGGTCTGCTTCCAGCAGGAGGCAAGCGGGTTGCGCCTGGAGGTCCGGGACAACGGTGCGGGGCTTCCCCCAGGGACGGAGGCCCTCTTCCTTCCTGGGGCAAGCGGGCGGGGCGAGGGCCGGGGCTACGGTCTGGCCCTGGTTCGGGCCCAGGTGCGTTCGGTGGGGGGCGAGCTGGGCTATCACCGGGAGGAAGGATGGACGGTGTTCTGGATCCGTCTAGCCGGGCCGTGGAGCGGGCCCTTATCGTAGAGGACGAGCCGCGGGTGGCCGTCTTGCACCGGGCCTTTCTGGAGGGGGAGGGGTTTCAGGTGGCGCTGGCCTCGAGCCTGGCCGAGGCCCTGCAGGCGCTGGTGGTGGAGCCTCACCTGGTGCTTTTGGACCTCTACCTTCCCGATGGGCACGGCCTGGATCTACTTCCGGTCTTGGAGGGGACCTACGTCATCGTGATCACCGCCGCCAAGGACGTGCCCACCGTGGAGCGGGCCCTCCTGGGCGGGGCCATGGACTACCTGGTGAAGCCTTTTGGGCGCAGCCGCTTCCAAGAGGCTTTGAGCCGATACCGGGCTTTCCGGGCCCTCCGAAGCAAAAGGGAGGTTTCCCAGGCGGACCTGGACCGTCTTCTGGCCCGGGGCAGGGGGCCCAAGGGCCTTGACCCCCTAACCCAAGAGCGCGTCCTGGGCCTCTTCCGCTCCCAGGCTACCCTGACGGTGGAGGAGGTGGCCGCTGCCTTGGGGCTCTCCCGCGTCACCGCCTGGCGCTACCTGGAGGGGATGCGGCGCCAGGGGCTGTTGCAGGCGGAGCAGGTCCACGGCGGGATGGGGCGGCCCTTGCGGCGGTACCGCCTCGTAGGCCCAAAGGGCTAAAGCCCGTGGCGGAGCCTTTCCCGGTACCAAAAGGCGCTCCGCTTGGGGATGCGCTTCCCGGTGGGGAA contains:
- a CDS encoding response regulator, translated to MDGVLDPSSRAVERALIVEDEPRVAVLHRAFLEGEGFQVALASSLAEALQALVVEPHLVLLDLYLPDGHGLDLLPVLEGTYVIVITAAKDVPTVERALLGGAMDYLVKPFGRSRFQEALSRYRAFRALRSKREVSQADLDRLLARGRGPKGLDPLTQERVLGLFRSQATLTVEEVAAALGLSRVTAWRYLEGMRRQGLLQAEQVHGGMGRPLRRYRLVGPKG